Proteins found in one Actinokineospora alba genomic segment:
- a CDS encoding helix-turn-helix transcriptional regulator, with protein MTAARLDQTRPEASISGRTVELATLVGAVAERHRLVVVEGEAGVGKTRLLRELLRDPAIAAHTVLEAHCLPVRTTHPYGAIVEMLAGAVDELRAVGPTLAPITGALAPLLPELRGLLPEHQAPLSPSVARHQVLRAVAAVLEALDRPLLVLDNLQWADEETLDLVRFLAVSPRSAVTVVTLYRGDEINTNDLLEAYRGRGHAMTQLELAPLTVPGVAEFLREYHGCADFAAELHRRSAGLPLVVEELVRELGDHPTSARLDEIGVPARVRDAVVERLTHLGRSATAVCRAVAVFGQPATEADIAALSGLSDRGMTAALEGALRARMLHETARGHYDLRHPLAARAVYEAIPGPRRREMHLRAIKRLSGSARPGLALLAHHYRHADELDRWVECVLAAAQEAADTGVPAAGMRILENALDDAELPVSAKEAVALRLSREMLQGIATPATIDRLRTVVRDWPLPRDVGAEIRMNLGLVLVNQVGQVVAGQREIERALTDLPRRRTVRARGMATLALPQVGFVPVATNLRWLAQAEQACAGTTDSEAIAALRANRITVRMQIADPGAWQVIDTLPAAPVAPSLRRQLGRTHLNMADAAVWNGHFGPARHHLDAAAELVDDRSAPYLSSLAAGTELRLLAATGPWDGLAEKADRLVAAVGQMGYLAADALLVLGWLRTWRSRSSDALRTLQSATEAAPGHVPIVVTAHAGRAAILSARGQVTGARAEAEAGLELVRQKDNWVWAAELAPVATEVFLQTGRAPEAAALLAEFRRGIQGRDAPLAAAAELVCAALLAQHRGGHTEAMALFAEAAERYRALPHRRAAARATELSGLCAAEAGDPAAAVRDLTAAEADYAALTATTDALRCRKALRRHDPRRPTRGRRGYGNALSPREKAIAKFAASGLTNREIAELLTLSRRTVECHVANIMRKLDVSSRTSLGGLLD; from the coding sequence ATGACGGCTGCCAGGCTCGACCAGACCCGCCCGGAGGCGTCGATCTCCGGGCGGACCGTCGAACTCGCGACCCTGGTGGGCGCGGTCGCCGAACGGCACCGGCTCGTGGTGGTCGAGGGTGAGGCGGGCGTCGGCAAGACCCGGCTGCTGCGCGAACTGTTGCGCGACCCCGCGATCGCGGCGCACACGGTCCTCGAAGCGCACTGCCTGCCGGTGCGGACGACCCACCCGTACGGCGCGATCGTCGAGATGCTCGCGGGCGCGGTGGACGAGTTGCGCGCGGTCGGGCCCACGCTCGCACCGATCACCGGGGCTTTGGCGCCGCTGCTGCCCGAACTGCGCGGGCTGCTTCCCGAGCACCAGGCCCCGCTGTCGCCGTCGGTGGCCCGACACCAGGTCTTGCGGGCGGTGGCGGCGGTGCTCGAAGCGCTCGACCGGCCGCTGCTCGTGCTCGACAACCTGCAGTGGGCCGACGAGGAAACCCTTGACCTGGTGCGGTTCCTCGCAGTCTCCCCGCGGAGTGCGGTGACGGTCGTGACGCTGTATCGCGGCGACGAGATCAACACCAATGACCTGCTGGAGGCCTATCGCGGCCGCGGACACGCCATGACCCAGCTCGAGCTCGCGCCGCTCACCGTGCCGGGCGTCGCCGAGTTCCTCCGGGAGTACCACGGGTGCGCGGACTTCGCCGCGGAACTGCACCGCCGGAGCGCCGGGCTGCCGCTCGTCGTCGAGGAACTCGTGCGGGAACTCGGTGATCACCCGACCTCCGCCCGGCTCGATGAGATCGGCGTTCCCGCGCGGGTCCGCGACGCCGTGGTGGAACGACTCACCCACCTGGGCAGATCGGCCACCGCGGTCTGCCGCGCCGTCGCCGTGTTCGGCCAGCCGGCGACTGAGGCCGACATCGCCGCGCTGTCCGGCCTGTCGGACCGCGGAATGACGGCCGCGCTGGAAGGCGCGCTGCGCGCCCGGATGCTCCACGAGACCGCGCGCGGCCACTACGACCTGCGCCACCCGCTCGCCGCCCGCGCGGTGTACGAGGCGATACCCGGCCCGCGCCGCCGCGAGATGCACCTGCGCGCGATCAAACGGCTCAGCGGGTCCGCCCGGCCCGGCCTCGCGCTGCTGGCCCACCACTACCGCCACGCCGACGAACTGGACCGCTGGGTGGAATGCGTGCTGGCCGCCGCGCAGGAGGCGGCCGACACCGGGGTCCCGGCCGCGGGGATGCGAATCCTGGAGAACGCGCTCGACGACGCCGAACTGCCCGTCTCGGCGAAGGAGGCCGTCGCGCTGCGGCTCAGCCGCGAGATGCTGCAGGGCATCGCGACCCCGGCCACCATCGACCGGCTGCGCACCGTCGTGCGGGACTGGCCGCTGCCCAGGGACGTCGGCGCCGAGATCCGGATGAACCTCGGCCTGGTGCTGGTCAACCAGGTCGGGCAGGTCGTGGCCGGGCAGCGGGAGATCGAGCGCGCGCTGACCGACCTGCCCCGCAGGCGCACTGTCCGCGCCCGGGGCATGGCGACCCTGGCGTTGCCGCAGGTCGGGTTCGTCCCGGTGGCGACCAACCTGCGCTGGCTGGCCCAGGCCGAGCAGGCCTGCGCGGGCACCACCGACAGCGAGGCCATCGCGGCCCTGCGGGCGAACCGGATCACCGTGCGGATGCAGATCGCCGACCCGGGGGCGTGGCAGGTGATCGACACGCTGCCCGCCGCGCCGGTGGCGCCGAGCCTGCGCCGCCAACTCGGGCGCACCCACTTGAACATGGCCGACGCCGCGGTGTGGAACGGCCACTTCGGACCCGCGCGCCACCACCTCGACGCGGCCGCCGAACTCGTCGACGACCGGTCCGCGCCCTACCTGTCCTCCCTCGCGGCGGGCACCGAACTGCGGCTGCTCGCCGCGACCGGGCCATGGGACGGTCTCGCCGAGAAGGCCGACCGGCTGGTGGCCGCGGTCGGGCAGATGGGGTACCTGGCCGCCGACGCCCTGCTTGTCCTCGGGTGGCTGCGGACCTGGCGGTCGAGAAGCAGCGACGCATTGCGCACCTTGCAGTCGGCGACGGAAGCGGCGCCCGGGCACGTGCCGATCGTCGTCACCGCGCACGCGGGCCGGGCGGCGATCCTGTCCGCGCGCGGGCAGGTCACCGGTGCCCGCGCGGAGGCGGAAGCGGGCCTGGAACTGGTGCGGCAGAAGGACAACTGGGTCTGGGCGGCCGAGCTGGCGCCGGTCGCGACCGAGGTGTTCCTGCAGACCGGTCGCGCGCCGGAGGCGGCCGCGCTGCTGGCGGAGTTCCGCCGGGGCATCCAGGGCCGGGACGCCCCGCTGGCCGCGGCCGCCGAGCTGGTGTGCGCCGCACTGCTCGCGCAGCACCGCGGCGGACATACCGAGGCAATGGCTCTGTTCGCCGAGGCCGCCGAACGCTACCGGGCGCTGCCGCACCGCCGGGCCGCCGCCCGGGCCACCGAACTGTCCGGGCTGTGCGCGGCGGAAGCCGGTGATCCGGCGGCCGCGGTGCGCGACCTGACGGCCGCCGAAGCCGACTACGCCGCCCTGACCGCCACCACCGACGCGCTGCGCTGCCGCAAAGCGTTGCGGCGACACGATCCTCGCCGCCCCACCCGGGGCCGCCGCGGCTACGGAAACGCGTTGTCCCCACGGGAGAAGGCTATCGCGAAGTTCGCCGCGAGCGGGCTCACCAACCGGGAGATCGCCGAGCTGCTGACCCTGTCACGGCGCACGGTCGAGTGCCACGTCGCCAACATCATGCGCAAACTGGACGTGTCGTCGCGGACCAGCCTGGGCGGCCTCCTCGACTGA
- a CDS encoding MFS transporter: MTNTLQQTSSRSRGLALTALSTAMLMTILDGSIVTVAMPAIQAELGFTAAGLSWTVNAYLIAFGGLLLLAGRLGDLLGRKSMFLAGVGVFTAASLLAGLAGDPGTLIAARFLQGVGSAMSSAVVLGILVTMFTEPGERAKAIGVFSFTGAAGASIGQVLGGVLTDALSWHWIFFINLPIGLATIALAVRVLPGGRGAGLAAGADVLGATLVTSGLMLGIYTVVKIEEYGLSAAHTLGFGALSLALLAGFVVRQATAKTPLMPLRIFRSRIVTGANVVQILTLAAMFAFQITIALYLQKVLDYGALDTGLAMLPAAVAIGGVALFVSARLNTRFGERTVLLAGLALLIGAMSLLVNLPVDADYVTDVLPVMVLIAGGGLVLPALTALGMSGAKADDAGLASGLFNTTQQIGMALGVAALSTLAAARTGEALAAGTDQAVALTDGYRMAFGVAAGLLVAAFVVTVAMLKPVRPARG, encoded by the coding sequence ATGACGAACACCCTTCAGCAGACCTCGTCCCGATCGCGCGGACTCGCCCTGACCGCGCTCTCGACGGCGATGCTGATGACGATCCTCGACGGCAGCATCGTCACCGTCGCGATGCCCGCCATCCAGGCCGAACTCGGCTTCACCGCGGCGGGACTGAGCTGGACGGTCAACGCCTACCTGATCGCCTTCGGCGGGCTCTTACTCCTGGCGGGCAGGCTCGGCGACCTCCTCGGCCGCAAGTCGATGTTCCTGGCCGGGGTCGGCGTCTTCACCGCGGCCTCGCTGCTCGCGGGTCTCGCGGGTGACCCCGGCACGCTCATCGCCGCGAGGTTCCTGCAGGGCGTCGGCAGCGCCATGTCGTCGGCGGTGGTCCTCGGCATCCTGGTCACGATGTTCACCGAGCCGGGGGAGCGGGCCAAGGCGATCGGCGTCTTCAGCTTCACCGGCGCGGCGGGCGCGTCGATCGGCCAGGTCCTCGGCGGCGTGCTCACCGACGCGCTCAGCTGGCACTGGATCTTCTTCATCAACCTGCCCATCGGCCTGGCGACCATCGCCCTCGCGGTGCGCGTGCTGCCGGGCGGCCGCGGCGCCGGACTCGCCGCGGGGGCTGACGTGCTCGGCGCGACGCTGGTGACCAGCGGGCTGATGCTCGGCATCTACACCGTCGTCAAGATCGAGGAGTACGGCCTTTCGGCGGCGCACACTCTCGGCTTCGGCGCGCTGTCCCTCGCCCTGCTGGCCGGTTTCGTCGTCCGCCAGGCGACCGCGAAGACTCCGCTGATGCCGCTGCGGATCTTCCGCTCGCGGATCGTCACCGGCGCCAACGTGGTCCAGATCCTGACCCTGGCGGCGATGTTCGCCTTCCAGATCACGATCGCGCTCTACCTGCAGAAGGTCCTCGACTACGGCGCGCTCGACACCGGTCTGGCGATGCTCCCGGCGGCCGTGGCGATCGGCGGCGTGGCCCTGTTCGTCTCCGCCCGGCTCAACACCCGCTTCGGTGAGCGCACCGTCCTGCTGGCCGGGCTCGCCTTGCTGATCGGGGCGATGAGCCTGCTCGTCAACCTTCCGGTCGACGCGGACTACGTGACCGATGTGCTTCCGGTGATGGTGCTCATCGCGGGCGGCGGACTCGTGCTCCCGGCGCTGACCGCGCTGGGCATGTCCGGCGCCAAGGCCGACGACGCGGGCCTGGCGTCGGGGCTGTTCAACACCACCCAGCAGATCGGCATGGCACTGGGCGTCGCCGCCCTCTCCACGCTGGCCGCCGCCCGCACCGGGGAGGCGCTGGCCGCGGGCACGGACCAGGCGGTCGCGCTGACCGACGGCTACCGCATGGCCTTCGGCGTGGCGGCTGGCCTGCTCGTGGCCGCCTTCGTCGTCACGGTCGCCATGCTCAAGCCCGTACGGCCTGCCCGAGGCTGA
- a CDS encoding VOC family protein, translating to MTGRESGKAQIHDRTPDHVAPPFPDSAGAQQVHLDVLVDDAERRVLAIGATRVTEPHHEDGFRVFRDPAGHPFCLVFGVD from the coding sequence TTGACCGGCAGGGAGTCTGGGAAAGCCCAGATCCATGATCGGACGCCGGATCATGTGGCCCCGCCGTTCCCGGATTCCGCTGGGGCGCAGCAGGTTCATCTGGACGTGCTGGTCGACGACGCCGAGCGGCGGGTGCTCGCCATCGGGGCCACCCGGGTGACCGAACCGCACCACGAGGACGGGTTCCGGGTGTTCCGCGATCCGGCGGGCCACCCGTTCTGTCTCGTCTTCGGTGTCGACTGA
- a CDS encoding RNA polymerase sigma factor — protein MAGDVDGLARRDAEFAEFYRAGYDKIVAHIRLLSAKVDAEGIANEACARVYTNWFTIKETYQGYAVAVARNLVKDEVKKTEVLPMAPEEVADRFRVNTPGPEDLHAELDVAREVYKAIARLPPAQREPMLLAAQQRTVPEIADALGLPRATVTKYLRRGRARLAKAGLGKGLERRFSPSAPKPRPDPEPEAPPASAIDESERAESGARDA, from the coding sequence GTGGCGGGCGACGTCGATGGACTCGCGCGCCGCGACGCCGAGTTCGCCGAGTTCTACCGCGCGGGCTACGACAAGATCGTGGCTCACATCCGCCTGCTCTCCGCCAAGGTCGATGCCGAGGGGATCGCCAACGAGGCCTGCGCCCGGGTGTACACGAACTGGTTCACGATCAAGGAGACCTACCAGGGCTACGCGGTCGCGGTGGCCAGGAATCTGGTGAAGGACGAGGTCAAGAAGACCGAGGTGCTGCCGATGGCACCTGAGGAGGTGGCCGACAGGTTCCGCGTGAACACGCCAGGCCCTGAGGACCTGCACGCCGAACTGGATGTGGCCCGGGAGGTCTACAAGGCGATCGCGCGACTTCCGCCGGCGCAGCGCGAGCCGATGCTGCTCGCGGCTCAGCAGCGGACGGTGCCCGAGATCGCCGACGCGCTCGGTCTGCCACGCGCGACAGTCACCAAATACCTACGCCGCGGGAGGGCGCGGCTGGCCAAGGCCGGTCTGGGCAAGGGGCTGGAGCGCCGATTCAGCCCGTCGGCCCCGAAACCGCGGCCCGACCCGGAACCCGAGGCGCCCCCCGCCTCGGCAATCGACGAATCGGAACGAGCGGAATCGGGAGCACGCGATGCTTGA
- a CDS encoding fatty acyl-AMP ligase, with amino-acid sequence MPSVATATTLTSQLTTWATLDPQGTAVSFLDYDTAANGSQLSLTWLELDRRVAAVAVSLRTQVNRGEPVAVLVDQSLDYVVAFLAVLRAGAVAVPLFAPDLPGHADRLATVLADCRPPLVLTTRAGEQAVRDFLTERGLDPTAVSTVDDVSIDLADQFEEVRLDADDLAYLQYTSGSTGSARGVMITHGNVVANARQCATAYEMLRGHAVTVGWLPLFHDLGLVLTIAVPMVAGIRSVFMRPMAFLERPVRWVRALSANPGAVTAAPNFAYAYCASKVAEADKPRLRLESVHAMVDGSEPLQLAAIARFADTFAECGLRPGAHRPSYGLAEGTVAVTTTVAGTLPLARSFDRSALATGLLAELPSGSTGTVEMVACGRPMGQSVLIVDPVTHRELPDATVGEIWVTGSNVGAGYWNRPEESTATFGAVLAGGHEDDTWLRTGDLGAFHEGDLFVTGRIKDLIIVDGRNHYPQDIEQTVERGHEAIRPRNTVAFSVPTPDGERAVVLAERARSLSAESVDLTALLASVRAAVARRHGLALHDVRLVEPDSLARTSSGKIARSTCRARYLAE; translated from the coding sequence GTGCCCAGTGTCGCCACCGCCACCACGTTGACCAGTCAGCTCACCACGTGGGCCACGCTCGACCCGCAGGGCACGGCGGTGTCGTTCCTCGACTACGACACCGCGGCCAACGGCAGCCAGCTCTCCCTGACCTGGCTGGAACTCGACCGGCGGGTGGCCGCGGTCGCGGTCTCGCTGCGCACCCAGGTGAACCGCGGCGAGCCGGTGGCGGTCCTGGTCGACCAGTCGCTGGACTACGTCGTGGCGTTCCTCGCCGTGCTGCGCGCGGGCGCGGTCGCCGTCCCGCTGTTCGCCCCCGACCTTCCGGGCCACGCCGACCGGCTGGCCACCGTGCTGGCCGACTGCCGACCCCCGCTGGTGCTGACCACCCGCGCCGGTGAGCAGGCTGTGCGGGACTTCCTCACCGAGCGCGGACTCGACCCGACTGCCGTGTCCACTGTGGACGACGTGTCGATCGACCTGGCGGACCAGTTCGAGGAAGTCCGGCTCGACGCCGACGACCTGGCGTACCTGCAGTACACGTCCGGCTCGACCGGCTCCGCCCGCGGCGTGATGATCACCCACGGCAACGTGGTGGCGAACGCGCGGCAGTGCGCCACGGCCTACGAGATGCTCCGCGGCCACGCGGTGACCGTGGGCTGGCTGCCGCTGTTCCACGACCTGGGTCTCGTGCTGACGATCGCGGTGCCGATGGTCGCGGGCATCCGCTCGGTGTTCATGCGGCCGATGGCGTTCCTCGAACGACCGGTCCGCTGGGTGCGTGCCCTCTCCGCGAACCCGGGAGCGGTCACCGCCGCGCCCAACTTCGCCTACGCCTATTGCGCGTCCAAAGTGGCCGAAGCCGACAAGCCGCGGCTGCGCCTGGAATCGGTGCACGCGATGGTCGACGGCAGCGAGCCGCTGCAGTTGGCCGCCATCGCGCGATTCGCCGACACGTTCGCCGAGTGCGGACTGCGGCCGGGAGCGCACCGGCCGTCCTACGGGCTGGCCGAGGGCACGGTCGCGGTGACCACCACCGTCGCGGGCACGCTTCCGCTCGCCAGGTCGTTCGACCGCTCGGCGCTGGCGACCGGTCTCCTCGCCGAACTGCCATCCGGGTCGACAGGCACGGTCGAGATGGTCGCCTGCGGCAGGCCGATGGGCCAGAGCGTGCTGATCGTGGACCCGGTGACGCACCGCGAACTGCCGGACGCGACGGTCGGCGAGATCTGGGTGACCGGCTCCAATGTCGGTGCGGGCTACTGGAACCGGCCCGAGGAGTCGACGGCGACCTTCGGCGCGGTGCTCGCGGGCGGCCACGAGGACGACACCTGGCTGCGCACCGGCGACCTGGGCGCGTTCCACGAGGGCGACCTGTTCGTCACCGGCCGGATCAAGGACCTGATCATCGTCGACGGCCGCAACCACTACCCGCAGGACATCGAGCAGACCGTCGAGCGCGGCCACGAGGCGATCCGGCCGCGCAACACCGTCGCGTTCTCGGTGCCGACGCCGGACGGCGAGCGCGCGGTCGTGCTCGCGGAACGCGCGCGGTCGCTGTCCGCGGAGTCGGTGGACCTCACCGCGCTCCTCGCGTCGGTCCGGGCCGCGGTGGCCCGGCGACACGGCCTCGCGCTGCACGACGTGCGGCTCGTCGAGCCGGACAGCCTGGCGCGCACGTCGAGCGGCAAGATCGCGCGGTCCACCTGCCGGGCCCGCTATCTCGCCGAGTGA
- a CDS encoding EAL domain-containing protein, whose amino-acid sequence MLDRLLSLIPGSRTARRHAAVMAEVETLGAVLRRPGTDPAAMELAIQRIIQTGRAARAPRYRTPLSLEETASAWAEALSARAYIPIRRGELLESLRGMAERIAEASAGDLARISGEAGRELGQRLRVTPRAFEDLLEVLIPWVEHHHPSEDDTGFPIRAKALAAFAGAFAEGARNRVFDEQLTLAESLGTLRQRRCHDLVRFDPLEFLNKLREDSEPMVQLDRHGRVLAANPSAMEILALPDDDSIAMLDDCAYGDRDSAVVQDALESIADGVILHVEFAVAWPEGTFKAWVRATLCWHAPTGDNPGRIGLVVEDATAQYAWRRQLDQVTNRDDVTDLPSRNAFLDRAQVRLDAAARRENDSGALVGVCVIRLVGLNRITRELGPQHADAVITAAAARTAAALSGTSDATIGRLDRDTVAILLADPRGWADAARLVRRLSAWLAEPVRAHRRDLVISPRIGVAEADPRHTTAKELLTGAEAALDTDLAPARRPWTATDDGGSSRQAGMSLIAALPRAMADDELHLAYSPVIRISDGAIDGLRVHVRWQHPDLGDIPADPVIALADELGVDLPLCRWALTTATRDAARWRRDHPYNPPFVQLTVPARQAADEALLDQTRAALTDSGLPPHLLQLALPPDRVLGEDGRVRPQVTGLDTMGVSLVLHGFGTTFADYHQLTNLPLRGVLIPSELTANLHNGLEHRPLRTVAHAFVGIATDLGRTAQLDGIINPDQLHDARFTAATHAHGTLFGHPLPADDIDALLHDKPALLSHNWVDSYHHIPVPRR is encoded by the coding sequence ATGCTTGACCGTTTACTGAGCTTGATCCCCGGGTCCCGCACGGCCCGTCGGCACGCGGCCGTGATGGCCGAAGTCGAGACACTCGGTGCGGTGCTGCGGCGCCCCGGCACCGATCCGGCCGCGATGGAACTGGCCATCCAGCGGATCATCCAAACCGGTCGTGCCGCGCGGGCGCCGCGGTACCGCACGCCGCTGTCATTGGAGGAGACCGCGAGCGCGTGGGCCGAGGCGCTCTCGGCGCGGGCCTACATCCCCATCCGCCGCGGCGAGCTGCTCGAGTCGCTGCGGGGCATGGCCGAACGGATCGCCGAGGCGTCGGCGGGCGATTTGGCGCGAATCTCCGGCGAGGCGGGCCGAGAGCTGGGGCAGCGGCTGCGGGTCACGCCGCGCGCGTTCGAGGACCTCCTGGAGGTCCTCATCCCCTGGGTCGAGCACCACCACCCAAGCGAGGACGACACCGGCTTCCCGATCCGGGCCAAGGCACTCGCCGCGTTCGCGGGCGCTTTCGCCGAGGGAGCCCGGAACCGGGTGTTCGACGAGCAGCTCACCCTCGCCGAGAGCCTCGGCACGCTCCGGCAGCGCCGCTGCCATGATCTCGTCCGGTTCGATCCGCTCGAGTTTCTGAACAAGCTGCGGGAGGACAGCGAACCCATGGTGCAGCTCGACCGGCACGGGCGGGTGCTGGCGGCGAACCCGTCGGCCATGGAGATCCTGGCGCTGCCCGACGACGACTCGATCGCGATGCTCGACGACTGCGCCTACGGCGACCGCGACTCGGCCGTGGTCCAGGACGCGCTGGAGTCCATCGCGGATGGTGTCATCCTGCACGTCGAGTTCGCCGTCGCCTGGCCGGAGGGGACCTTCAAGGCCTGGGTGCGCGCGACGCTGTGCTGGCACGCGCCCACCGGCGACAACCCCGGCCGGATCGGCCTGGTGGTCGAGGACGCGACCGCGCAGTACGCGTGGCGGCGCCAGCTCGACCAGGTCACCAACCGCGACGACGTCACCGATCTTCCCTCCCGCAACGCGTTCCTCGACCGGGCACAGGTCCGGCTCGACGCCGCGGCCCGGCGCGAGAACGACTCGGGAGCCCTGGTCGGTGTGTGCGTGATCAGGCTGGTCGGCCTCAACCGGATCACGCGCGAACTCGGCCCCCAACACGCCGACGCCGTCATCACCGCCGCCGCCGCGCGGACGGCCGCGGCACTGTCCGGCACGTCGGACGCCACCATCGGCAGGCTCGACCGCGACACCGTGGCGATCCTGCTGGCCGATCCGCGCGGCTGGGCCGATGCCGCGAGGCTGGTCAGACGCCTCTCCGCCTGGCTGGCCGAACCCGTCCGCGCCCATCGGCGCGACCTTGTCATCAGCCCGCGCATCGGTGTCGCCGAAGCGGATCCGCGGCACACCACCGCGAAAGAGCTGCTCACCGGGGCCGAGGCCGCCCTCGACACCGATCTCGCCCCTGCCCGCAGGCCGTGGACCGCCACCGACGACGGCGGCTCGAGCAGACAGGCAGGCATGAGCCTGATCGCCGCGCTTCCCCGCGCCATGGCCGACGACGAACTCCACCTCGCCTACAGCCCGGTGATCCGCATCAGCGACGGCGCCATCGACGGGCTCCGCGTCCACGTCCGCTGGCAGCACCCGGACCTCGGGGACATACCGGCCGATCCGGTGATCGCGCTGGCCGACGAGCTCGGCGTGGACCTGCCGCTCTGCCGGTGGGCCCTGACCACGGCCACTCGCGACGCGGCCCGCTGGCGCCGGGACCACCCGTACAACCCGCCGTTCGTCCAACTCACCGTCCCCGCCCGGCAGGCCGCCGACGAAGCCCTCCTCGACCAGACCCGCGCCGCGCTCACCGATTCCGGCCTGCCACCCCACCTGCTCCAGCTCGCGCTCCCACCTGATCGGGTCCTCGGGGAGGACGGCCGGGTGCGCCCGCAGGTGACCGGCCTGGACACCATGGGGGTGAGTCTGGTCCTCCACGGGTTCGGCACCACCTTCGCCGATTACCATCAGCTCACCAACCTCCCGCTGCGCGGCGTGCTGATTCCCTCCGAGCTGACCGCGAACCTCCACAACGGACTCGAACACCGTCCCCTTCGGACAGTCGCACACGCCTTCGTCGGCATCGCGACGGATCTGGGCCGCACCGCCCAGCTCGACGGGATCATCAACCCCGACCAGCTCCACGACGCCCGCTTCACCGCGGCCACCCACGCCCACGGAACGCTCTTCGGCCACCCGCTGCCCGCCGACGACATCGACGCCCTGCTCCACGACAAACCCGCCCTCCTCTCCCACAACTGGGTCGACAGCTACCACCACATTCCCGTCCCCCGACGCTGA
- a CDS encoding MarR family winged helix-turn-helix transcriptional regulator, protein MTALSPTRAEPDVSFLLDHSSHVLRTRMAAALAEIGLTARMHCVLVHALEEERTQIQLAEIGDMDKTTMVVTVDALEAAGLAERKPSATDRRARVIAVTEKGAEVAKQSQRIVDGVHKAVLDAVPNEDREVFLRVMNGLVSGHLATPVETSQPARRARQSNK, encoded by the coding sequence ATGACGGCTTTGAGTCCCACCCGCGCCGAACCGGACGTGTCGTTCCTGCTCGACCACTCCAGCCATGTCCTGCGGACCCGGATGGCCGCCGCGCTCGCCGAGATCGGGCTGACCGCGCGGATGCACTGCGTGCTCGTCCACGCCTTGGAGGAGGAGCGCACGCAGATCCAGCTCGCCGAGATCGGCGACATGGACAAGACCACGATGGTCGTCACCGTCGACGCTCTGGAAGCGGCGGGGCTCGCCGAGCGCAAACCTTCGGCGACCGACCGTCGGGCACGGGTCATCGCGGTCACCGAGAAGGGTGCCGAGGTGGCCAAACAGAGCCAGCGGATCGTCGACGGTGTGCACAAGGCGGTTCTCGACGCGGTGCCCAACGAGGACCGCGAGGTGTTTCTGCGCGTCATGAACGGGCTGGTCAGCGGCCATCTGGCCACCCCGGTGGAGACGTCTCAGCCTGCCCGTCGGGCGCGGCAGAGCAACAAGTAG
- a CDS encoding M23 family metallopeptidase produces MSPISKVPRAALVSVTSLALTLGAATAVVASADPRPAGPDSLDTSVAAAMTAERGGAAQAYFQSDSVPRPLVEPKRSDATGEWAFGTAVIPIPGDARQKHGSPEAGIFLARLDGRMWRVTFDGSPEFRALAAKAPESVLSAEERNLFTQSPAAAATATGLALPWSQGSVWPMGGGPHGYSGSTRPFSSLDFGGSGSVRSAGPGKVYKSCVKNGSALVTVVHNNGYRTSYYHMTNLTTLADGASVDTGTYLGATGTALPCGGSANGAHVHFSLLSGTSYVSVHGKTIGGWTFYEGSQAYRGYAERNGTKVYPGGRLTNYGVS; encoded by the coding sequence ATGTCCCCGATTTCCAAAGTCCCCCGGGCCGCCCTGGTCTCCGTCACCTCGCTCGCCCTGACGCTGGGCGCCGCGACGGCGGTGGTCGCGTCGGCCGATCCCCGGCCCGCAGGCCCCGACTCCCTCGACACCTCCGTCGCCGCCGCGATGACCGCCGAGCGCGGTGGCGCCGCCCAGGCGTACTTCCAGTCGGACTCGGTCCCGCGGCCGCTGGTCGAGCCGAAGCGGTCCGACGCCACCGGCGAGTGGGCGTTCGGCACCGCGGTGATCCCGATTCCCGGTGACGCTCGGCAGAAGCACGGCAGCCCGGAGGCCGGGATCTTCCTGGCCCGGCTCGACGGCCGCATGTGGCGCGTCACCTTCGACGGCAGCCCCGAGTTCCGGGCGCTGGCGGCGAAGGCGCCGGAATCCGTGCTGTCGGCCGAAGAGCGGAACCTGTTCACCCAGTCGCCCGCCGCCGCGGCCACCGCGACCGGGCTCGCCCTGCCCTGGTCGCAGGGCTCGGTCTGGCCGATGGGCGGCGGCCCCCACGGCTACAGCGGGAGCACCCGGCCGTTCAGCTCGCTGGACTTCGGCGGCTCCGGCAGCGTGCGCTCCGCGGGCCCGGGCAAGGTGTACAAGTCCTGCGTCAAGAACGGCAGCGCGCTGGTCACCGTCGTGCACAACAACGGGTACCGCACGTCGTACTACCACATGACGAACCTGACCACCCTGGCCGACGGGGCGTCCGTGGACACGGGCACCTACCTCGGCGCGACCGGCACGGCGCTGCCCTGCGGCGGCTCCGCCAACGGCGCGCACGTGCACTTCAGCCTGCTGTCGGGCACCTCGTACGTGAGCGTGCACGGCAAGACCATCGGCGGCTGGACCTTCTACGAGGGCTCCCAGGCCTACCGGGGCTACGCCGAGCGCAACGGCACGAAGGTGTACCCGGGCGGGAGGCTGACGAACTACGGTGTGAGCTGA